A genomic region of Bernardetia sp. ABR2-2B contains the following coding sequences:
- a CDS encoding tetratricopeptide repeat protein, with amino-acid sequence MKLFGFEFSNTSKKQESSKKENQKVPFEQKGGKFPVITEADKEWVEENFNWLMGACGLPKEGSKNILFSKEFFPESFSSESLEIPNLIADFSDLLNLEVAIIDFELQKDITDIYGMPYAHDDMGSSQIEITENGYILHIPNEIVKRPNQLLFSVLKGFIKIRLLESHLSYDTGHEDYDDLFIHLVGIYFGFGVIFLQNLIGGGYSTDGIWETKWSYTSIMPKEVMTYSLALYCGLIEEENFEWKENLHPSIKLQFEKAMEFLAKYPSSLFNPTELKAMRLIEKSYQEYEKNKFEFSISISKESLTLTNDSITQIDIYNNIGYFQLRNGNLQESISSFEKALEIEPTFGVASDNLAYVYVKLGQLEKAKHYLEEAIATENNELAYHYRNVALYYAAKGKNEEAEEYFDMAFREAELPVDLLEFDYALFLFNQNKEEEAMNYLKLAIEKNEPEAINKMKDLNNLS; translated from the coding sequence ATGAAACTATTCGGATTTGAATTTAGCAATACATCAAAAAAACAAGAATCTAGCAAAAAAGAGAATCAAAAAGTCCCTTTTGAGCAAAAAGGAGGAAAGTTTCCAGTCATTACAGAAGCAGATAAAGAATGGGTAGAAGAAAATTTTAACTGGTTGATGGGAGCTTGTGGATTGCCCAAAGAAGGAAGTAAAAATATTCTGTTTTCTAAAGAATTTTTTCCTGAGTCATTTAGTTCTGAAAGTCTTGAGATTCCAAACCTAATTGCAGACTTCTCTGATTTGTTAAATTTAGAGGTTGCAATAATTGACTTTGAGCTACAGAAAGATATTACAGATATTTATGGAATGCCTTATGCCCACGACGATATGGGTAGCTCTCAAATTGAAATCACAGAAAATGGATATATACTTCATATCCCAAATGAGATTGTCAAGCGTCCTAATCAACTTCTTTTTAGTGTTTTAAAAGGATTTATAAAAATTCGTTTGCTAGAAAGTCATTTGAGTTATGATACAGGACATGAAGATTATGATGATTTGTTTATTCATTTGGTAGGAATTTATTTTGGGTTTGGAGTTATTTTTCTTCAAAATCTCATTGGAGGAGGATATTCAACAGATGGAATATGGGAAACAAAATGGAGCTACACTTCAATAATGCCAAAGGAAGTAATGACCTACTCGTTGGCTCTTTACTGTGGTTTGATAGAGGAAGAAAATTTTGAGTGGAAAGAAAATCTACATCCATCTATCAAGTTGCAATTTGAAAAAGCAATGGAGTTTTTGGCAAAATATCCTTCTTCTTTGTTCAATCCAACAGAGCTAAAAGCGATGCGTTTGATTGAAAAATCGTATCAAGAGTACGAAAAAAATAAATTTGAATTTTCTATTTCGATTTCAAAGGAATCTCTAACACTAACTAATGATTCGATTACACAAATAGACATTTATAATAATATTGGTTATTTTCAGCTGAGAAATGGGAATTTACAAGAGAGTATATCTAGTTTTGAGAAAGCTCTTGAAATAGAGCCCACCTTTGGAGTAGCGAGTGATAATTTGGCGTATGTTTATGTTAAATTGGGGCAGTTGGAAAAAGCAAAGCATTATCTTGAAGAAGCCATAGCAACAGAAAATAATGAGTTAGCTTATCATTATAGAAATGTAGCTTTGTATTATGCTGCAAAAGGAAAAAACGAAGAAGCAGAAGAGTATTTTGATATGGCTTTTAGAGAAGCAGAGTTGCCAGTAGATTTATTAGAGTTCGATTATGCTCTTTTTCTATTTAATCAAAATAAAGAAGAAGAAGCAATGAACTATCTGAAACTAGCTATTGAGAAAAATGAGCCAGAAGCTATAAATAAAATGAAAGACCTTAATAATCTTTCATAA